From one Saprospiraceae bacterium genomic stretch:
- a CDS encoding alpha-L-fucosidase: MKKYLVLFILLYSWYCSTVAQESALGIPKPNAAQLAWQQAEMGVLFSYDLHVFDGKKYEQNGQSSNRTNPIPDYQIFNPEHLNTDQWIKAVKAAGFKFAILTATHETGFALYPSDVNPYSVKALKWKNGQGDIVRDFVHSCHKYGIKPGIYLGIRWNSFLGVYDFKVNGEGAFQKNRQAYYNKMVEGMVTEICTRYGELFEIWFDGGASHPDLGAPDVLPIVKKYQPNCIFYHNNQLAEVRWGGSESGTVPYPCWATFPNVYSHAGDTQAEYYQLLKHGDPDGKYWMPAMSDAPLRGYNGRHEWFWEPGDEAHIYPLENLMDMYNNSVGHNSTLIMGVTPDPRGLIPAPDVKRLKEWGDEIKKSFGKPIATTHGEGDVLELSLPKATKVNHIILQEDIVNGEQARKYTIEASINDAWKEVGRGECIGHKRIQIIDPVEISKIRLVISESEAKPKIKNFSVYFVK; the protein is encoded by the coding sequence ATGAAAAAGTATTTAGTGTTATTTATTCTTCTTTATTCGTGGTATTGCAGCACTGTAGCTCAGGAATCGGCATTGGGTATCCCCAAACCTAATGCCGCCCAATTGGCCTGGCAACAGGCGGAAATGGGTGTACTTTTCTCTTACGATCTGCATGTGTTTGATGGAAAAAAATATGAGCAAAATGGTCAGTCAAGTAACCGTACCAACCCTATTCCCGATTATCAGATCTTTAATCCCGAACACTTAAATACGGACCAGTGGATTAAGGCAGTCAAAGCGGCAGGGTTTAAATTTGCTATCCTTACCGCAACCCATGAAACCGGATTTGCGCTTTACCCATCAGATGTAAATCCGTATAGTGTAAAAGCGTTGAAGTGGAAAAACGGGCAAGGCGATATTGTACGCGACTTTGTTCACTCTTGTCATAAATACGGCATTAAACCTGGCATTTATTTGGGTATCCGGTGGAATTCTTTTTTGGGTGTGTATGATTTTAAGGTCAATGGCGAAGGAGCGTTTCAGAAAAACCGCCAGGCATACTACAATAAAATGGTTGAAGGCATGGTTACCGAAATTTGTACCCGGTACGGTGAATTGTTTGAAATATGGTTTGATGGTGGTGCCAGCCATCCGGACCTTGGAGCACCGGATGTGTTGCCCATCGTTAAAAAATACCAACCCAATTGTATATTCTACCATAATAATCAACTGGCTGAAGTAAGGTGGGGAGGTTCCGAATCAGGGACAGTGCCTTATCCCTGTTGGGCCACCTTTCCCAATGTTTATTCACATGCCGGTGATACCCAGGCTGAATATTATCAATTGCTTAAACACGGCGATCCCGATGGGAAATACTGGATGCCTGCTATGAGCGATGCTCCATTAAGAGGATATAATGGTCGCCATGAATGGTTTTGGGAACCTGGAGATGAAGCCCATATTTACCCACTGGAAAATCTGATGGATATGTATAACAATTCTGTAGGGCACAATTCTACCCTGATCATGGGCGTTACACCTGATCCCAGGGGATTAATTCCGGCACCCGATGTGAAACGCCTGAAGGAATGGGGAGATGAGATAAAAAAGAGTTTTGGAAAACCAATTGCCACGACGCATGGTGAAGGGGATGTATTAGAACTTTCCTTACCAAAAGCAACTAAAGTAAACCATATCATTCTTCAGGAAGACATTGTAAATGGCGAACAGGCAAGGAAGTATACCATTGAGGCTTCCATCAATGATGCCTGGAAGGAGGTTGGCCGTGGAGAATGTATTGGCCATAAAAGAATTCAAATCATAGATCCTGTTGAAATATCAAAGATCAGATTGGTAATTTCAGAATCGGAAGCAAAACCTAAAATAAAAAACTTCAGTGTTTACTTTGTGAAATAA
- a CDS encoding SGNH/GDSL hydrolase family protein: MRSVNGRLIILAILIISLTGFVKYIPRILIIGDSISIGYTPFVKKKLIKKATIFHNPGNAQHTGTGLEKVDEWIGDEKWDIIQFNWGLWDLCYRHPDSKVQGNRDKENGKITYTIDEYASNLDSIVTRLQTLTQAKLIFVTTTYVPENEAGRFKEDAIRYNDAAKRIMKKHSVIVNDLYDQSISIHHKYGKGSDDVHYTDLGYEKLGELVSKFLITAIKK; encoded by the coding sequence ATGCGATCAGTAAACGGTAGATTAATAATTTTAGCAATACTTATTATTTCCTTGACCGGTTTTGTAAAATATATACCCAGAATACTCATAATCGGTGATTCAATTTCGATAGGATACACTCCATTTGTAAAGAAAAAATTGATTAAAAAGGCAACGATCTTTCATAATCCAGGAAATGCTCAACATACAGGTACCGGATTGGAAAAAGTAGATGAATGGATTGGGGATGAAAAATGGGATATAATTCAATTCAACTGGGGGCTATGGGATTTATGCTATCGCCACCCCGATTCAAAAGTCCAGGGAAACAGAGATAAAGAAAATGGAAAAATCACTTACACAATTGACGAATATGCCTCAAATCTTGACTCAATTGTAACCCGGCTACAAACGCTAACTCAGGCAAAATTGATTTTTGTAACAACCACCTATGTTCCCGAAAATGAAGCTGGCCGATTTAAAGAGGATGCAATTCGATATAATGATGCAGCAAAAAGGATCATGAAGAAGCATTCGGTTATTGTAAACGACCTTTATGATCAATCCATTTCAATTCACCATAAATATGGAAAAGGATCAGACGATGTTCACTATACTGACCTGGGATATGAAAAACTTGGTGAATTAGTGTCCAAATTTCTTATTACAGCAATTAAAAAATAG
- a CDS encoding glycoside hydrolase family 95 protein: MIHNTSELLIKYTFVILAFMSLACGMPKKQEEHILWYTQPAQNWNEALPLGNGKLGVMVFGNTANERIQLNDDSMWPADSENWTEPKGNKKDLDRIRALLFEGKNEEADKFFVENFSNKKVIRSHQTLGDLFMDIDHKSISDYRRELNISNAISTVSYKSDGKLIREEIFVSNPHKAIIIKLSSEAPEGLNTKIRLSRPKDHGFETATVFTAADNLLFMQGEVTQRGGTFNSEDAPLTKGVKFETRLKINNKGGIIQQNKDYLELKNVKEATFFIVSNSSYYFKEYGKQNDLDLQAISSISFDDLKAAHIKDYQSLYSRLDLQLTNDDSDAIPTDQRIEKVKNGAIDKGLEALLFQYGRYLLISSSREGTNPANLQGLWNEHIEAPWNADYHLNINLQMNYWLADMTNLGELNAPLFDYIDRLIENGKVTAIKNFGCRGTFIPHATDLWAPTWLRAPTAYWGCSVGAGGWLMQHYWQHYEYTKDSKFLKERAFPAIQEVTRFYSDWIIEDPRDGTLISAPSTSPENRFFNDEGKAVATCLGSAMDQQIIYEVFDNYLKACAILEVNNDFVEKVKQQKNQLRKGFVVGDDGRILEWDRAYKETEPGHRHMSHLYGFHPGNMVTKEKNPDLLEAVKKTLDFRLAHGGAGPGWSRAWLINCSARLLDGDMAHEHIQLLLQKSISNNLFDLCPPFQIDGNFGYTAGVGEMLLQSHEKEVIRVLPALPGLWEKGHIRGLKARGGLEADIFWSNNKLDKLVIKSKFNNKFDLVYLDKVVPVNMLSGDTYIYEPQNDKTTKH, translated from the coding sequence ATGATACACAACACCAGCGAACTGCTTATTAAATATACTTTTGTCATCTTAGCTTTCATGTCCTTGGCATGCGGCATGCCCAAAAAACAAGAAGAACATATATTATGGTATACGCAACCCGCACAAAATTGGAACGAAGCGCTGCCATTAGGCAACGGCAAGTTGGGTGTAATGGTTTTTGGGAATACTGCTAACGAACGAATTCAACTAAATGATGATTCAATGTGGCCGGCAGATAGTGAAAACTGGACTGAACCCAAAGGAAACAAAAAAGATCTTGACAGGATTAGAGCTTTATTGTTTGAAGGAAAAAATGAAGAAGCTGATAAGTTTTTTGTAGAAAATTTTTCGAATAAAAAGGTCATTAGGTCGCATCAAACTTTAGGTGATTTATTCATGGATATCGACCATAAAAGCATCTCCGATTACAGGAGAGAATTAAATATCAGTAATGCGATTTCAACGGTCTCTTACAAGTCTGATGGCAAACTTATTAGGGAAGAAATATTTGTTTCCAATCCACACAAGGCAATAATTATAAAACTGTCCTCAGAAGCACCGGAAGGACTTAATACAAAGATCAGACTTAGCAGACCCAAAGATCACGGGTTTGAAACAGCAACAGTGTTTACAGCAGCAGATAATCTTCTTTTCATGCAAGGAGAAGTAACGCAAAGAGGTGGGACATTTAACTCTGAGGATGCCCCCTTAACAAAAGGAGTAAAGTTTGAAACCAGGCTTAAAATAAATAATAAAGGCGGTATAATCCAGCAAAATAAAGATTATCTTGAATTGAAAAATGTAAAAGAAGCAACCTTTTTTATTGTTTCTAACTCTTCCTATTATTTTAAAGAATACGGCAAACAGAATGATCTTGACCTGCAAGCAATAAGTTCAATAAGTTTTGACGATTTAAAAGCAGCACATATTAAAGATTATCAAAGTTTATATTCAAGACTGGATCTACAACTTACTAATGATGATTCAGATGCAATTCCAACAGATCAAAGAATCGAAAAAGTAAAAAATGGCGCTATCGATAAAGGGTTAGAAGCATTGCTGTTCCAGTACGGTCGTTATTTACTTATCTCCTCATCCAGAGAAGGTACTAATCCAGCCAATCTTCAAGGGCTATGGAATGAACATATTGAAGCTCCATGGAATGCAGATTACCATCTGAATATTAATCTTCAAATGAATTATTGGCTTGCTGACATGACTAATCTTGGAGAGCTTAACGCCCCGCTTTTTGATTATATAGATCGGTTAATTGAAAACGGAAAAGTAACCGCAATCAAAAATTTTGGTTGTCGTGGTACATTTATCCCGCATGCAACTGATTTATGGGCACCTACCTGGTTGAGAGCCCCAACAGCTTATTGGGGATGTTCCGTAGGCGCAGGTGGTTGGTTGATGCAGCATTACTGGCAACATTACGAGTACACCAAAGACTCAAAATTTTTAAAAGAAAGAGCTTTTCCTGCCATACAGGAAGTAACCAGATTTTACAGTGACTGGATCATTGAAGACCCCAGGGATGGAACACTGATCTCAGCTCCTTCCACCTCTCCGGAAAACAGATTTTTCAACGATGAAGGGAAAGCAGTGGCCACCTGTTTGGGAAGTGCTATGGATCAGCAAATTATCTACGAGGTATTTGATAATTACCTCAAAGCATGTGCTATTTTAGAAGTAAATAATGACTTTGTTGAAAAAGTAAAACAACAAAAAAATCAACTACGCAAGGGATTTGTAGTAGGTGATGATGGTAGAATCCTTGAATGGGACAGAGCTTATAAGGAGACTGAACCCGGTCACAGACATATGTCTCATCTGTATGGATTTCACCCGGGCAATATGGTAACAAAAGAAAAAAATCCAGACTTATTGGAAGCCGTCAAAAAAACATTGGATTTCCGACTGGCTCATGGTGGCGCAGGCCCGGGTTGGAGCAGGGCCTGGTTGATTAACTGCAGTGCCAGGCTATTAGATGGAGATATGGCACATGAACACATTCAATTGCTATTGCAAAAATCAATCAGTAATAACCTTTTTGACCTATGCCCTCCTTTTCAAATTGATGGTAACTTTGGTTATACAGCGGGTGTTGGCGAAATGCTGTTGCAATCACATGAAAAGGAGGTAATTCGAGTTTTGCCGGCATTGCCCGGGCTTTGGGAAAAAGGTCACATCAGAGGGTTGAAAGCTCGCGGCGGTTTAGAAGCAGATATATTTTGGAGTAATAATAAGTTGGACAAACTAGTTATCAAATCTAAATTTAATAACAAATTCGATTTGGTATATCTGGATAAAGTTGTTCCGGTCAACATGCTGAGTGGGGATACGTATATATATGAACCTCAAAATGATAAAACAACAAAACACTAA
- a CDS encoding phytanoyl-CoA dioxygenase family protein, with the protein MEKLSNKQIEQFIEFGFVKIKNAFSQEIADTCRTILWKAIQVSPDDPETWTQPVIRIGEIGLEPFKQAANTTILHKAFNQLAFDNWVPRMSLGTFPIRFPGKEEAGDTGWHVDASFPGEDSNNYLEWRINIHSRGRALLMLFLFSNTTEKDAPTRIKAGSHLDVAKLLQHEGEAGLSFMELADKLQHLPLRKEITATGIAGTVYLCHPFLVHAAQQHRGTEPKFMAQPNLLSKRDFNINQPLELRCPIEKAIIKGIEN; encoded by the coding sequence ATGGAAAAACTAAGTAATAAGCAGATTGAACAATTCATTGAATTTGGCTTTGTCAAAATAAAGAATGCTTTTTCTCAAGAAATAGCGGATACCTGTCGTACCATTTTATGGAAAGCGATACAAGTGTCGCCTGATGATCCGGAGACATGGACACAACCTGTGATTCGGATTGGGGAGATAGGCTTAGAGCCGTTTAAACAAGCTGCGAATACTACAATTTTACACAAGGCATTCAATCAATTAGCCTTTGACAATTGGGTACCACGTATGAGTTTGGGTACTTTTCCGATAAGGTTCCCTGGTAAAGAAGAAGCTGGCGATACTGGATGGCATGTGGATGCCAGTTTTCCCGGGGAAGATTCAAATAATTACCTTGAATGGCGAATAAATATTCATAGTAGAGGAAGAGCACTATTAATGTTGTTTCTGTTTTCAAATACAACAGAGAAGGATGCTCCAACCAGGATAAAGGCAGGGTCCCACTTAGATGTTGCCAAGCTACTTCAACACGAAGGGGAAGCAGGACTAAGCTTTATGGAATTGGCTGATAAGCTACAGCATCTGCCACTACGAAAAGAAATAACTGCTACAGGAATTGCAGGTACAGTTTATTTATGTCATCCTTTTTTAGTTCATGCTGCACAACAACATAGAGGAACAGAACCTAAATTTATGGCTCAACCCAACTTATTATCTAAAAGAGATTTCAACATAAATCAGCCATTAGAATTGAGGTGTCCAATAGAAAAAGCCATTATCAAAGGAATTGAAAATTAA
- a CDS encoding carboxylesterase family protein, with translation MHKTLIITILFISSNLAAQSPKVSTAQGSVIGYTESGINIFKAIPFASPPVGPLRWKAPQDPVPWTGDKVCTEFSASPMQREPKPFSCWTEEFIAPPSPLSEDCLYLNVWTKPDGKKKPVVVWIYGGGFNSGSAACAVYEGKYYAQQGIVFVGINYRVNIFGFFAHPELTATSGGKGDANFGLLDQLQSLKWVHQNIAAFGGDPDNVTIMGQSAGSFSVHALVASPLAKGLFHKAIGHSGGILGSNRGVSLAMAEANGTKLVSQLGAGSIEDLRAIPAEELLASAGKFNPPYSPVLDGYFLPTNIESYYAADLHNDVPVLTGWVTGDGALSGNTQTQPQDFKQQIKKNYPQQAAQLLKLFPADNATVATASNSKMRRLSFGAVPAITWAQYNRSPVYVYEFDHVPAPKPDFPDYGAFHTADVPFALHTLDTWQRPWRATDLSMEKMMSQYWINFIKTGSPNGKGLTQWHAYESKNKSVMQLKLNGKLVKGMYQAELAAMKSE, from the coding sequence ATGCACAAAACACTAATCATTACCATACTATTCATCTCATCCAATCTTGCAGCCCAATCACCAAAAGTATCCACTGCCCAAGGATCAGTCATCGGCTATACCGAAAGTGGTATCAATATTTTCAAAGCCATACCCTTTGCTTCACCACCAGTCGGTCCTTTACGCTGGAAGGCACCTCAGGATCCAGTCCCCTGGACTGGCGACAAGGTATGTACTGAGTTTTCTGCCAGTCCCATGCAGCGAGAGCCAAAACCATTCTCTTGCTGGACAGAAGAATTCATCGCCCCTCCGAGCCCACTCAGTGAAGACTGCCTCTACCTCAATGTCTGGACCAAACCGGATGGCAAAAAGAAACCTGTCGTCGTGTGGATCTATGGCGGAGGCTTTAATTCCGGTTCAGCAGCTTGTGCGGTCTATGAGGGAAAGTATTATGCGCAGCAGGGTATCGTATTTGTAGGCATCAACTATCGGGTCAATATATTTGGATTTTTTGCCCACCCGGAGCTGACTGCAACGAGCGGAGGCAAAGGAGATGCTAATTTTGGTTTGCTGGATCAGCTGCAGAGCCTCAAGTGGGTGCATCAGAATATTGCAGCCTTTGGCGGAGATCCTGATAATGTGACCATTATGGGTCAGTCAGCCGGTTCGTTTTCTGTGCATGCGCTGGTGGCCTCTCCCCTGGCGAAAGGATTGTTCCACAAAGCAATTGGGCACAGTGGGGGAATCCTGGGTAGCAACCGCGGCGTCAGTCTGGCTATGGCAGAAGCCAATGGAACCAAACTGGTGTCACAATTGGGTGCCGGTTCGATTGAAGACCTCAGAGCCATACCGGCAGAAGAGCTTTTAGCCAGTGCGGGCAAGTTTAATCCCCCCTACAGCCCGGTGCTGGATGGATATTTTTTGCCAACCAATATTGAATCATATTATGCCGCTGACTTACACAATGATGTTCCCGTGCTGACTGGCTGGGTGACTGGTGATGGGGCGCTTTCGGGCAATACGCAGACCCAGCCTCAGGACTTCAAACAACAGATTAAAAAAAACTATCCACAACAGGCTGCCCAATTATTAAAACTCTTTCCCGCCGACAATGCTACCGTGGCTACGGCATCTAACAGTAAAATGCGCAGGTTAAGTTTTGGGGCTGTACCGGCTATCACCTGGGCTCAATACAACCGATCGCCAGTCTATGTGTATGAATTCGATCATGTGCCGGCACCCAAACCGGATTTTCCGGATTATGGCGCTTTTCATACGGCGGATGTGCCTTTTGCCTTACATACCCTGGATACCTGGCAGCGTCCCTGGAGAGCTACTGATCTTAGTATGGAAAAAATGATGAGCCAGTACTGGATTAATTTTATCAAAACGGGATCACCTAATGGCAAGGGGCTCACCCAATGGCATGCTTATGAGTCAAAAAACAAATCTGTGATGCAGCTCAAACTAAACGGAAAACTAGTGAAGGGCATGTACCAGGCAGAGTTGGCAGCCATGAAGAGTGAGTAG
- a CDS encoding DUF1343 domain-containing protein: MKSFFALILLWSICINCNNLPAEHLTVAGEGSLKTGAEQTDKYLPYLSGKRVALLANKTAIIGKTHLVDSLKTLGINIVKVFGPEHGFRGNASAGTAVPDETDVATGIPVISLYGKKNKPTKEELADVDIMIYDLQDVGCRFYTNINALARLMEACYESNKELLILDRPNPNGYLVDGPILDMTYKSGIGMFPIPISHGLTVGEFAQMANGEGWLTGKVKCKLRIIKVANYDHDMPYTLPVPPSPNLNTQQAVLLYPSTCLFEGTYLNHGRGTYYPFTVIGSPELKGRYDFTFTPTGIKGMAETPLFMNQVCYGLDLRQYDVDLLRKKKQINLQWMMELYKASPNKEKFFDSKLSNQMGVIERLAGTALFRQQIIGGKSEKEIRESWEPGLGEYKVMRKKYLLYP, encoded by the coding sequence ATGAAATCCTTTTTCGCCCTGATCCTTTTGTGGAGTATTTGTATTAACTGTAATAATCTACCGGCAGAGCACCTTACAGTTGCCGGCGAGGGTTCTTTAAAGACCGGAGCTGAACAAACAGATAAGTATTTGCCTTATCTAAGTGGAAAACGGGTAGCCCTGCTTGCTAACAAAACTGCTATCATAGGAAAAACTCATTTGGTGGACAGCTTGAAAACACTCGGAATTAATATTGTCAAGGTGTTCGGGCCGGAGCATGGTTTTAGGGGAAACGCCAGTGCCGGTACTGCAGTGCCCGACGAAACGGATGTGGCCACAGGAATACCGGTGATCTCCTTGTACGGCAAAAAAAACAAACCCACCAAAGAGGAACTGGCTGATGTGGACATCATGATATATGACCTGCAGGATGTCGGCTGTCGTTTCTATACCAATATCAATGCCCTGGCTCGCCTGATGGAAGCCTGTTATGAAAGCAACAAAGAATTACTCATCCTGGACAGGCCCAATCCCAATGGTTACCTGGTGGACGGCCCGATACTCGATATGACCTATAAATCCGGTATCGGCATGTTTCCTATCCCCATATCCCATGGCCTGACGGTGGGTGAATTTGCTCAAATGGCCAATGGTGAGGGGTGGTTGACAGGCAAAGTAAAATGCAAGCTGCGCATAATTAAGGTAGCCAACTACGACCATGATATGCCCTATACGTTGCCGGTGCCTCCATCGCCCAATTTAAATACACAGCAAGCGGTCTTACTGTATCCTTCTACCTGTTTATTTGAAGGTACTTACCTCAATCACGGACGCGGCACATATTACCCCTTTACGGTCATTGGAAGTCCGGAGCTAAAAGGTCGGTATGATTTCACGTTTACACCCACCGGCATCAAAGGCATGGCAGAAACTCCGTTGTTCATGAACCAGGTGTGTTACGGCCTGGACCTGCGCCAGTATGATGTAGACCTGTTACGAAAAAAGAAACAGATCAACCTGCAATGGATGATGGAACTGTACAAGGCGTCACCCAACAAAGAAAAATTCTTTGACTCCAAACTAAGCAATCAAATGGGCGTGATAGAAAGACTCGCCGGCACTGCATTATTCAGACAACAGATTATAGGGGGCAAATCCGAAAAAGAAATTCGTGAGAGCTGGGAACCCGGCTTGGGCGAGTATAAAGTGATGCGAAAAAAATATTTGCTTTACCCTTAA
- a CDS encoding helix-turn-helix transcriptional regulator produces MPIIVNLDVMMAKRKISLNELSERVDLTLSNLSILKTGKAKAIRFSTLEAICKALECQPGDILEFVNDMKKVTDA; encoded by the coding sequence ATGCCTATCATTGTGAATTTAGATGTGATGATGGCGAAACGAAAAATTTCTCTGAATGAACTTTCAGAGAGAGTAGACTTAACCTTATCAAATCTTTCCATCTTAAAGACTGGAAAGGCAAAGGCAATCCGTTTTAGTACATTAGAAGCGATTTGTAAAGCATTAGAATGTCAACCAGGGGACATACTAGAATTTGTCAACGACATGAAAAAGGTGACCGACGCCTGA
- a CDS encoding DUF2975 domain-containing protein has protein sequence MSNSNNFVLKGLKIVTWVIFIGLCIEAGGLIVNFIFSLFNPEFAHNLYQKLDLSEMHSRSRWAFYGMYSFILVISILKAVLFYVVIQLITRFDLAKPFNSFVSNQIAEISFYTLSIGLLSYLARQTAKNLLHRGYEINQLDQFWEDSRAYILMAAIVYVIATIFKKGLEIQNENELTV, from the coding sequence ATGTCAAATAGCAACAACTTCGTACTTAAAGGCCTAAAGATTGTTACGTGGGTCATTTTCATTGGCTTATGCATTGAAGCCGGAGGCTTGATAGTCAACTTTATTTTCAGTCTTTTCAATCCTGAATTTGCGCATAACCTGTATCAAAAATTAGACTTAAGCGAAATGCATAGTCGCAGCAGATGGGCTTTTTATGGAATGTATAGTTTTATTTTAGTCATTTCCATTTTGAAAGCAGTGCTGTTTTATGTGGTCATCCAACTTATAACCAGGTTTGATTTGGCAAAACCATTCAACAGTTTTGTTTCGAATCAAATAGCAGAAATAAGCTTCTACACTTTATCCATAGGTCTCCTAAGTTACCTGGCTCGACAAACAGCTAAAAATTTACTGCATCGTGGATATGAAATCAACCAACTAGATCAGTTTTGGGAAGACAGTCGGGCCTATATTTTGATGGCTGCTATTGTATATGTCATTGCGACTATTTTCAAAAAGGGACTAGAAATTCAAAATGAAAACGAATTAACTGTTTAA
- a CDS encoding ankyrin repeat domain-containing protein, with the protein MDYLQKIIGDFEIHSVEGINECFENGIDPNQLYKGKPLIYEMINMYLRSSKFKDCIKAFVDHGLQFEDKALLAVLLDDASLLDTFIIEDKELLLKKYSLDCTFTPLFEATLLHICAEYNHLSCAKMLVQHGADINAKAGMDSNGFGGQTPIFHSVNQHANNSIEVMKLLVTQNADLAITVKGLIWGKGYEWETFIPSVNPISYAMMGLLRQFQRTERQIYEVVSILLKTEYGIEFFPANVPNKYLSSSCFDI; encoded by the coding sequence ATGGACTATTTACAAAAAATAATTGGAGACTTCGAAATACATTCAGTAGAAGGAATTAATGAATGTTTTGAAAACGGCATTGACCCTAATCAGTTGTATAAAGGCAAGCCTCTGATTTATGAAATGATCAATATGTATTTACGCAGCTCTAAATTTAAGGACTGTATAAAAGCTTTTGTAGACCATGGTTTACAGTTCGAAGACAAAGCATTGTTGGCTGTTTTACTTGATGACGCATCGTTGCTGGACACATTTATTATTGAAGACAAAGAATTATTATTAAAAAAATACTCATTAGACTGCACTTTTACACCGCTTTTTGAAGCAACCCTTCTCCATATTTGCGCGGAGTACAATCATTTATCGTGTGCAAAAATGCTTGTACAACACGGAGCAGACATTAATGCAAAAGCAGGAATGGATAGCAATGGTTTCGGAGGGCAGACACCTATATTCCACTCCGTAAATCAACATGCGAATAACTCCATAGAGGTTATGAAACTTCTTGTAACTCAAAATGCTGATCTGGCCATAACGGTTAAAGGACTTATTTGGGGAAAGGGTTACGAATGGGAAACATTTATTCCTTCTGTTAACCCAATCAGTTATGCAATGATGGGCTTGTTGAGACAGTTTCAACGAACGGAGCGACAGATTTATGAAGTAGTATCCATCTTACTAAAAACTGAGTATGGAATAGAATTTTTTCCAGCAAATGTGCCAAATAAATATTTAAGCTCTTCATGTTTTGATATATGA
- a CDS encoding dienelactone hydrolase family protein, with translation MKKLIFPLFCLLMMSSAIGCYSGKTINSSIQHGGISRDFTIYIPKVYSAIKLVPLLINLHGYTSNAKEQMWYGDFRRIADTADIILVHPQGTKYKDTTHWNTGGWTPGSTVDDLGFIDGLIDYMTSQYKIDCKRIYVTGMSNGGEMSYHLACRLSARLAAIASVSGSMTPETYRDCNPIRPVPVLHIHGTADQVVPYGGDPTATPIMKGLQYWVHHNGCDSIPIITHMPDINLTDSTTVDHYIYRGAAPVEHFKIFGGDHTWPGSAFNVKGTNYDINASLEIWRFFNCYDLNGPRK, from the coding sequence ATGAAAAAATTAATTTTTCCGCTGTTTTGTCTTTTGATGATGTCTTCCGCGATAGGCTGTTATTCCGGAAAAACAATTAATTCGTCGATCCAGCACGGGGGCATTTCCAGAGATTTTACCATTTATATTCCCAAAGTATACTCTGCGATTAAATTGGTTCCACTGCTGATCAATCTGCATGGATATACCAGCAATGCTAAAGAACAAATGTGGTATGGTGATTTTCGCAGGATAGCTGACACGGCTGATATCATTTTAGTCCATCCACAGGGTACAAAATACAAGGACACTACTCACTGGAATACCGGTGGGTGGACACCCGGCAGCACGGTCGATGACCTTGGATTCATCGATGGGCTGATAGATTATATGACTTCTCAGTATAAGATTGACTGCAAACGGATCTATGTAACCGGTATGTCCAATGGTGGAGAGATGAGTTATCACCTGGCTTGCCGGCTCAGTGCCAGATTAGCGGCGATTGCTTCTGTGTCTGGTTCGATGACGCCGGAGACTTATAGGGATTGTAATCCGATCCGACCCGTGCCTGTGTTACACATACATGGTACGGCTGACCAGGTAGTACCCTATGGTGGTGATCCTACAGCTACTCCCATTATGAAAGGTTTGCAATATTGGGTTCATCATAACGGATGTGACTCTATCCCCATCATCACCCATATGCCTGATATCAACCTGACAGACTCCACCACCGTGGACCATTATATCTATCGGGGGGCAGCTCCTGTAGAACATTTTAAAATCTTTGGGGGCGATCATACCTGGCCCGGATCCGCCTTTAATGTCAAAGGCACTAATTATGATATCAATGCCTCCTTGGAAATCTGGCGTTTTTTCAATTGCTATGATTTGAATGGTCCACGGAAATAA